DNA sequence from the Cellulophaga sp. HaHaR_3_176 genome:
CTTTCTCAAGATACTGATTTTCGTAGAAAGTTTGAATAGTTAGCACCTCTTTTGGGCTGCCTTCGTTTTTATATACATCGTGATTTGCATAAATAACCTCAAGGCCTAAACCATGTAAAAGACCTAATGTGTACCCATGCATAAATTCACTATCAGTCTTTAAATTTACCAAACCATCATTATTTAAAATATGGTTATACTTATCTAAAAATATTTTATTGGTAAGCCTATGCTTTGTTCTCTTATATTTTATTTGAGGGTCTGGAAAAGTAATCCAAATTTCAGAAACTTCATTTTCAGCAAAAAGATTATCGACAAGCTCTATTTGACTTCTTAAAAAAGCAACATTAGATAAATCGTCTTCTAGGGCAGTTTTAGCACCTCGCCAAAATCTTGCTCCTTTAATATCTACTCCGATAAAGTTTTTGTCTTTGTTTTGTTTAGCAAGTCCGATAGTATATTCCCCTTTACCACAACCTAATTCTAAAACAATAGGGTTATCATTTTTAAAGAACGCACTCCATTTTCCTTTTAAATCAAATAAGTCATTCTTTACATCTTCTCTATCTGGTTGAAGAACATTAGTAAATGTATCGTTCTCTCTAAACCTTTTCAGCTTGTTTTTACTCCCCACTTTAATTCAAAATTTTATGAAAGCGCAAAGCTAAGAAAATCTTAGATTAAGAGTTGCACTACTTTAAGCTTATTAAAATGTAATTTAAAATTTATCTTTTTACTTAATTTTCTATTTCTTTTTGAGTTTTTTCTAATGTAAAAGAAAACTCTGACCCTACACCTATAACGCTTTCTACGTATATTTTTTCGTTATGCGCTTCTATTATGTGTTTAACAATAGACAAGCCTAATCCTGAGCCGCCTTCCTCTCTACTTCCGCTTTGGTCTACTCTATAAAAACGCTCAAAAAGACGTGGAATGTGTTTTTCTGAAATTCCTTCACCATTATCTGTAACCCTAACAATGACTTTATTTTTAATCAAATTTTCTACACTAACTTCTGTAGTACCATTTACTTGACCGTATTTTATTGAGTTAACTAAAAGATTAGTTATTACTTGCTGAATTTTTTCTTTATCTGCGTTTACTAAAATTGGTATACTATATTTCATATCAAAAGTCAATGAAATTTTCTTCTTAGCAGCTTTCATTTCCAAAAGATCAAATACACTTTGTATCAGCTCTACAATATTAAACTCTGAAACCTCAACATTTAAATCACCAACTTCTAGCTTCGTTATTAAATCTAAATCTTTAACAATATAAATTAGGCGTTCGACTCCTTTATTTGCTCTTTGAAGATATTTTTTAAGAATAGCTTTATCTTTAGAAGCACCATCTAATAGGGTTAAAATATACCCTTGAACAGTAAAAAGAGGTGTTTTAAGTTCATGAGAAACGTTACCTAAAAAATCTCTTCTATATTCTTCTCTAATTTTTAATGTGTCTATTTCTATCTTTTTATCCTTAGCAAATTTTTCTATTTCTGCCGTTAACGTACCCATATCAGTAGTTACTGTTCTAGACGTAAGATTTGATGATTCTAATAAGGAAACATCATCATATATTCTTTTAACTCTTTTATAAATAAACTTCTCTACTCTAAGTTGAATAATAAAAAAACAAACGAGAAATGTAATTGGTATTGAGATA
Encoded proteins:
- the trmB gene encoding tRNA (guanosine(46)-N7)-methyltransferase TrmB; amino-acid sequence: MGSKNKLKRFRENDTFTNVLQPDREDVKNDLFDLKGKWSAFFKNDNPIVLELGCGKGEYTIGLAKQNKDKNFIGVDIKGARFWRGAKTALEDDLSNVAFLRSQIELVDNLFAENEVSEIWITFPDPQIKYKRTKHRLTNKIFLDKYNHILNNDGLVNLKTDSEFMHGYTLGLLHGLGLEVIYANHDVYKNEGSPKEVLTIQTFYENQYLEKGKPITFTQFKVR
- a CDS encoding sensor histidine kinase, whose protein sequence is MFFVISIPITFLVCFFIIQLRVEKFIYKRVKRIYDDVSLLESSNLTSRTVTTDMGTLTAEIEKFAKDKKIEIDTLKIREEYRRDFLGNVSHELKTPLFTVQGYILTLLDGASKDKAILKKYLQRANKGVERLIYIVKDLDLITKLEVGDLNVEVSEFNIVELIQSVFDLLEMKAAKKKISLTFDMKYSIPILVNADKEKIQQVITNLLVNSIKYGQVNGTTEVSVENLIKNKVIVRVTDNGEGISEKHIPRLFERFYRVDQSGSREEGGSGLGLSIVKHIIEAHNEKIYVESVIGVGSEFSFTLEKTQKEIEN